From Sphingomonas bisphenolicum, one genomic window encodes:
- the dnaG gene encoding DNA primase, protein MDPPPQWLDELRARTSLSTLIGKTVKVTKAGREYKACCPFHNEKTPSFTINDEKGFYHCFGCGAHGDAIRWMTDQRGLPFMEAVKELAQAASMDVPAADPRAARRAEQAKGLHDAMAAAQAFFEEQLGGIDGGDARAYLQKRGISDAIRRTFGFGFSPDGRGRLKSALKEFGDPMLVEAGLLIDPEALEQGNAKKRESYDRFRGRLMLPIRDIRGRVIAFGGRILGAGEPKYLNSPDTPLFDKGRTLYNIDRASPASRQTERVIVVEGYMDVIALAQAGFSEAVAPLGTALTEHQIERLWKMVEVPILCFDGDSAGQKAAIRAATRALPLLRPGHSLCFAKLPPGQDPDDLVRTSGAEAMEAVLKAAEPLIERLWSHELSAMPLDTPEQKAALKQRLRAITDAIAHPDVRAHYAHEFRERYDARFFARRDNAPAQRQARGGGDGGRWQRDKRGNWKPPIPSAGTEARAIGASGMEQRLLRAILAGLLRHPAQIAPHREALSGLQIGDPMLAQLLAAMIAASFRKETVETQALLTILGQGEVYNMAKGMLRADTFTLTPHRMATDPDRLARDLEEAIRVMAQGPELETALAEATRRFRNDVSEENLAEQQRLRALKADHDSRLAELAQSEDIV, encoded by the coding sequence ATTGACCCTCCCCCCCAATGGCTAGACGAACTGCGCGCGCGCACGTCGCTCTCCACCCTCATCGGCAAGACCGTCAAGGTCACGAAAGCGGGCCGCGAATATAAGGCCTGCTGCCCCTTCCATAACGAAAAGACGCCCAGTTTCACGATCAACGACGAAAAGGGCTTCTACCATTGCTTCGGCTGCGGCGCGCATGGCGATGCGATCCGCTGGATGACCGACCAGCGCGGCCTGCCTTTCATGGAGGCGGTGAAGGAACTGGCCCAAGCCGCCAGCATGGACGTCCCCGCCGCCGATCCACGCGCCGCCAGGCGCGCCGAACAGGCAAAGGGCCTGCATGACGCCATGGCGGCGGCGCAGGCATTTTTCGAGGAGCAATTGGGCGGCATCGACGGTGGCGATGCCCGCGCCTATCTGCAAAAGCGCGGCATCAGCGACGCGATCCGCCGCACCTTCGGCTTCGGCTTCTCCCCTGACGGGCGCGGCCGTCTGAAGAGCGCGCTCAAGGAATTTGGCGACCCGATGCTGGTCGAGGCCGGACTGCTGATCGATCCTGAAGCACTGGAGCAGGGTAACGCCAAGAAACGCGAAAGCTATGATCGCTTCCGCGGCCGCCTGATGCTGCCCATCCGCGACATTCGTGGCCGCGTCATTGCGTTCGGTGGCCGCATATTGGGCGCGGGCGAGCCAAAATATCTGAACTCCCCCGACACGCCGCTGTTCGACAAGGGCCGCACGCTCTACAATATCGACCGCGCCTCCCCCGCCAGCCGCCAGACCGAGCGGGTGATCGTGGTCGAAGGCTATATGGACGTGATCGCGCTGGCGCAGGCCGGCTTCAGCGAGGCAGTCGCCCCACTCGGCACCGCGCTGACCGAACATCAGATCGAGCGGCTTTGGAAAATGGTCGAAGTCCCGATCCTATGCTTCGACGGCGATTCTGCCGGGCAGAAGGCCGCGATCCGCGCCGCCACCCGCGCCCTGCCCCTGCTGCGCCCCGGACATAGCCTGTGTTTTGCGAAGCTGCCGCCCGGCCAGGATCCCGACGACCTGGTCCGCACCAGCGGGGCGGAGGCAATGGAAGCGGTGCTCAAAGCGGCAGAGCCGCTGATCGAACGGCTGTGGAGTCATGAACTGAGCGCCATGCCGCTCGACACGCCCGAACAGAAGGCCGCGCTCAAGCAGCGGCTTCGCGCCATAACCGACGCGATCGCCCATCCCGACGTCCGCGCCCACTACGCCCATGAATTTCGCGAACGCTATGACGCCCGCTTCTTTGCCCGGCGCGACAACGCCCCGGCGCAAAGGCAAGCGCGCGGCGGCGGGGATGGCGGCCGCTGGCAACGCGACAAGCGCGGCAACTGGAAACCGCCCATCCCGTCCGCCGGCACCGAGGCACGCGCGATCGGCGCGAGCGGCATGGAGCAGCGGCTGCTGCGCGCTATCCTCGCCGGCTTGCTGCGGCACCCGGCCCAGATCGCGCCGCATCGGGAAGCGCTTTCGGGCCTCCAGATCGGCGACCCGATGCTCGCCCAGTTGCTTGCGGCGATGATCGCCGCGTCCTTCCGAAAAGAAACAGTTGAAACGCAGGCCCTCCTTACCATATTGGGGCAAGGTGAAGTGTATAATATGGCTAAGGGGATGCTCCGGGCCGACACGTTCACACTCACCCCTCACAGGATGGCAACCGATCCCGATCGCCTTGCGCGCGATCTGGAGGAAGCCATCCGGGTGATGGCGCAGGGACCGGAGTTGGAAACGGCGCTGGCGGAGGCTACGAGGCGGTTCAGAAATGACGTCAGCGAGGAAAATCTCGCTGAGCAACAACGCTTACGCGCTCTCAAGGCGGACCATGACAGTCGACTGGCGGAACTGGCGCAGTCGGAAGACATTGTTTGA
- a CDS encoding DUF4170 domain-containing protein — MSKMHLVMGGRVTNPQTLEFQDLSKVDLVGVFPDYASAEKAWRGAAQRTVDDAEMRYVIVHLHRLLEPELPAA; from the coding sequence ATGAGCAAAATGCATCTGGTGATGGGCGGTCGCGTAACCAATCCGCAGACGCTTGAATTTCAGGATCTCAGCAAGGTCGATCTGGTCGGCGTGTTCCCCGACTATGCGTCTGCCGAAAAGGCCTGGCGCGGCGCGGCGCAGCGCACCGTCGATGATGCCGAGATGCGCTATGTGATCGTACATCTGCACCGCCTGCTAGAACCGGAACTTCCGGCCGCCTGA
- a CDS encoding GatB/YqeY domain-containing protein, with translation MIRDTIKSAQVTAMKAGDKERLAAVRLILAKLKDRDIELRTASTVPDDDAVVVEVLQKMVKQRRESIDMFKTGGRDELAAKEQAELDVIEGFLPAQMSEEETKAAIEGIKAEVGAESVRDMGKVMAVLKERHGSVIDMSKASGLVKAALG, from the coding sequence ATGATTCGCGATACCATCAAGAGCGCCCAGGTCACCGCCATGAAGGCCGGCGACAAGGAAAGGCTGGCCGCCGTCCGCCTGATTCTGGCGAAGCTGAAGGACCGCGACATCGAACTGCGCACCGCCTCCACGGTGCCGGACGACGACGCCGTGGTGGTCGAGGTGCTGCAGAAAATGGTCAAGCAGCGCCGCGAATCGATCGACATGTTCAAGACCGGCGGCCGCGACGAACTGGCGGCCAAGGAGCAGGCCGAACTGGATGTTATCGAAGGCTTCCTTCCTGCGCAGATGAGCGAAGAAGAAACCAAGGCCGCGATCGAGGGGATCAAGGCGGAGGTCGGCGCGGAAAGCGTGCGCGACATGGGCAAGGTGATGGCCGTCCTGAAGGAACGCCATGGCAGCGTGATCGACATGAGCAAGGCCAGCGGGCTGGTGAAGGCTGCGCTGGGCTAA
- the carA gene encoding glutamine-hydrolyzing carbamoyl-phosphate synthase small subunit: MADAKTLIVPNGATGVVVFADGSAVFGRGFGAVGEAVGELCFNTSITGYQEIMTDPSYAGQIINFTFPHIGNVGTNLDDVEADQPYALGCIVREDVTAPSNFRNVEPFDQWMAENGRIGLAGVDTRALTRLIRVKGAPNVVIAHDPDGAFDIAALAAKAAGWPGLEGMDLAIAVTGKETRLWKDGGWTLGKGYDVDATDRLETVAAGYPASDAEGNALLFDQQDLPSPAPRPHVVAIDYGAKNNIFRNLVKAGARVTVLPATATFEQVMDLQPDGVFLSNGPGDPAATGAYAVPVIAALLTENVPIFGICLGHQLLGLAVGAKTIKMHQGHRGANHPVKRLDDGLVEITSMNHGFAVDAATLPANVRATHVSLFDGSNCGIELTDKNAFSVQYHPEASPGPQDSFYLFKKFVAGLKGSVAA, from the coding sequence ATGGCTGACGCCAAGACCCTCATTGTGCCCAATGGAGCGACAGGGGTCGTGGTTTTTGCCGATGGCAGCGCGGTGTTCGGCCGCGGCTTCGGCGCGGTCGGCGAAGCGGTGGGCGAACTCTGCTTCAACACTTCCATTACCGGCTATCAGGAGATCATGACCGATCCCTCCTATGCCGGGCAGATCATCAATTTCACCTTTCCCCATATCGGCAATGTCGGCACCAACCTGGACGATGTCGAGGCGGATCAGCCCTATGCGCTGGGCTGCATCGTGCGCGAGGACGTCACCGCGCCGAGCAATTTCCGCAATGTCGAGCCGTTCGACCAATGGATGGCCGAAAATGGCCGTATTGGCCTCGCCGGTGTCGATACCCGCGCGCTGACCCGCCTGATCCGCGTCAAGGGCGCGCCCAATGTCGTGATCGCCCATGATCCCGACGGCGCGTTCGACATCGCCGCGCTGGCCGCCAAGGCGGCGGGCTGGCCGGGGCTGGAGGGCATGGACCTCGCCATCGCAGTCACCGGCAAGGAAACGCGGCTGTGGAAGGATGGCGGCTGGACGCTGGGCAAGGGCTATGATGTCGATGCCACCGATCGGCTGGAGACGGTCGCGGCGGGCTATCCCGCCAGCGATGCGGAGGGCAATGCGCTGCTGTTCGACCAGCAGGATCTGCCGTCTCCCGCACCGCGTCCGCATGTCGTGGCGATCGATTATGGCGCGAAGAACAATATCTTCCGCAATCTGGTGAAAGCCGGCGCGCGCGTGACCGTGCTGCCCGCGACCGCGACGTTCGAGCAGGTGATGGACTTGCAGCCCGACGGCGTGTTCCTGTCCAACGGTCCGGGCGATCCGGCCGCGACGGGCGCCTATGCCGTGCCGGTGATTGCCGCGCTGCTGACGGAGAATGTGCCGATCTTCGGCATTTGCCTCGGCCATCAGTTGCTGGGGCTGGCCGTGGGCGCGAAGACGATCAAGATGCATCAGGGGCATCGCGGCGCCAACCATCCTGTCAAGCGGCTGGACGATGGCCTGGTCGAGATCACATCGATGAACCATGGCTTTGCCGTGGATGCCGCCACGCTGCCCGCCAATGTCCGCGCGACCCATGTGTCGCTGTTCGACGGCAGCAATTGCGGGATAGAACTGACCGACAAGAACGCCTTCTCGGTGCAGTACCACCCCGAAGCCTCGCCGGGGCCGCAGGACAGTTTCTATCTGTTCAAGAAGTTCGTGGCGGGCCTCAAAGGGTCAGTCGCGGCGTGA
- the greA gene encoding transcription elongation factor GreA, with the protein MATVEKMPMLQMGYDKLNAQLRELKAERPLIVDAIEEARAHGDLSENAEYHAAKERQGQVEATINDLEDKLSRAQVIDPTTLSGDKIVFGATVTLLDEDDKPVKYQIVGQAEADAKQGMISYNSPLGRALIGRTVGEDVEVSVPAGDKFYQVDKIDFI; encoded by the coding sequence ATGGCGACCGTCGAGAAGATGCCGATGCTGCAGATGGGCTATGACAAGCTCAATGCGCAGCTCCGCGAACTGAAGGCCGAGCGGCCGCTGATCGTGGACGCCATCGAAGAAGCGCGCGCGCACGGCGATTTGTCCGAAAACGCCGAATATCACGCCGCGAAGGAACGGCAGGGCCAGGTCGAGGCAACGATCAACGACTTGGAGGACAAGCTGTCCCGTGCCCAGGTGATCGACCCCACGACCCTGTCGGGCGACAAGATCGTGTTCGGCGCGACCGTGACGCTGCTGGATGAAGACGACAAGCCGGTAAAATACCAGATTGTTGGTCAGGCCGAAGCCGATGCCAAGCAGGGCATGATCAGCTACAACAGCCCGCTGGGCCGCGCCCTGATCGGTCGGACCGTCGGCGAGGATGTAGAAGTGTCCGTGCCGGCCGGGGATAAATTCTACCAGGTCGACAAGATCGATTTCATCTGA
- the carB gene encoding carbamoyl-phosphate synthase large subunit — MPKRTDISSILIIGAGPIIIGQACEFDYSGTQAVKALKEEGYRIILVNSNPATIMTDPEFADATYVEPITPEIVAKIIEKERPDAVLPTMGGQTALNTALALFNDGTLEKYGVQMIGADAEAIDKAEDRIKFRDAMDKIGLESARSRIAHTMEEALEGLEFTGLPSIIRPSFTMGGTGGGIAYNRDEFMTIVRGGLDASPTTEVLIEESLLGWKEYEMEVVRDRNDNCIIICSIENVDPMGVHTGDSITVAPALTLTDKEYQIMRNASIAVLREIGVETGGSNVQFAVNPKDGRLVVIEMNPRVSRSSALASKATGFPIAKVAAKLAVGYTLDEITNDITGATPASFEPTIDYVVTKIPRFAFEKFKGAEPLLGTAMKSVGEVMAIGRNIHESMQKALRGLETGLSGFNTVDHLVGAPKDDIVAALAAPTPDRLLVAAQALREGLSVQEIHNIAKFDPWFLERIKEIVDAEGEVLANGLPRDADGMRRLKAMGFSDKRLAWLALKSANLAGNERGIARGSGLIHEAVVAMTGGVTEDEVRALRHKLGVRPVFKRIDTCAAEFEAKTPYMYSTYEAPIFGEAENESAPTNREKVVILGGGPNRIGQGIEFDYCCVHACFALSDVGYETIMINCNPETVSTDYDTSDRLYFEPLTAEDVLEILSVEMSSGTLKGVIVQFGGQTPLKLAQALEDAGIPILGTSPDAIDLAEDRERFAALIDKLKLKQPANGIARSREEAIAVANRIGYPVLMRPSYVLGGRAMEIVDGQAQLEEYITTAVKVSGDSPVLIDQYLRDAIEVDVDALCDGDDVVVAGVLQHIEEAGVHSGDSACSLPPYSLSDDIIAEIERQTEVLAHALSVRGLMNIQFAVKDGVVYLIEVNPRASRTVPFVAKAIGTPIAKIASRVMAGEKIKDLPKIDRNAINHVAVKEAVFPFGRFPGVDPVLSPEMKSTGEVMGIDSDFATAFAKAQIGAGTMLPTEGTVFISLKDSDKPVILPAARKLVDMGFRLIATGGTAQYLEEQGIAVQRVNKVAEGRPHIVDKITDGDVQLIFNTTEGWQSLKDSKAIRTSALRQKVASFTTAAASVAAADAIEALRGHALEVRSLQSYYPLSQA, encoded by the coding sequence ATGCCCAAACGCACCGACATCTCCTCCATCCTCATCATCGGCGCTGGTCCGATCATCATCGGCCAGGCGTGCGAGTTCGATTATTCGGGCACGCAGGCGGTGAAGGCGCTCAAGGAAGAGGGCTATCGCATCATCCTGGTCAATTCCAACCCGGCCACGATCATGACCGACCCGGAATTTGCCGACGCGACCTATGTCGAGCCGATCACGCCCGAAATCGTGGCGAAGATCATCGAGAAGGAACGGCCGGACGCAGTGTTGCCGACCATGGGTGGGCAGACGGCGCTGAACACGGCGCTCGCGCTGTTCAACGACGGGACGCTGGAAAAATACGGCGTGCAGATGATCGGCGCGGATGCCGAAGCGATCGACAAGGCGGAGGACCGGATCAAGTTCCGCGACGCGATGGACAAGATCGGACTGGAATCGGCCCGCTCGCGCATCGCGCATACGATGGAAGAGGCGCTGGAGGGGCTGGAGTTTACAGGTCTTCCCTCGATCATCCGGCCGAGCTTCACCATGGGCGGCACCGGCGGCGGCATCGCCTATAACCGCGACGAGTTCATGACGATCGTGCGCGGCGGATTGGATGCGTCACCCACGACCGAGGTGCTGATCGAGGAATCGCTGCTCGGCTGGAAAGAATATGAGATGGAGGTCGTGCGGGACCGCAACGACAATTGCATCATCATCTGTTCGATCGAGAATGTCGATCCGATGGGCGTCCATACCGGCGACTCCATCACCGTCGCCCCGGCGCTGACGCTGACCGACAAGGAATATCAGATCATGCGTAATGCATCGATTGCGGTACTCCGGGAAATCGGCGTCGAAACAGGTGGTTCCAACGTACAGTTCGCGGTCAATCCCAAGGACGGCCGCCTGGTCGTGATCGAGATGAACCCGCGCGTGTCGCGCTCGTCCGCGCTGGCCTCCAAGGCGACGGGCTTCCCGATCGCCAAGGTCGCGGCCAAGCTGGCGGTGGGTTATACGCTGGACGAGATCACCAACGACATCACCGGCGCGACGCCCGCGTCGTTCGAGCCGACGATCGACTATGTGGTGACGAAGATCCCGCGCTTCGCGTTCGAGAAGTTCAAGGGCGCCGAACCGCTGCTGGGCACCGCGATGAAGTCCGTGGGCGAGGTCATGGCGATCGGCCGCAACATTCACGAATCGATGCAGAAGGCGCTGCGCGGGCTGGAAACGGGCCTTAGCGGCTTCAACACCGTCGATCATCTGGTCGGCGCGCCCAAGGACGATATTGTCGCAGCGCTCGCTGCCCCGACGCCAGACCGGCTGCTGGTCGCCGCGCAGGCGCTGCGCGAAGGCTTAAGCGTTCAGGAAATCCACAATATCGCGAAGTTCGATCCCTGGTTCCTGGAACGGATCAAGGAAATCGTGGACGCGGAAGGCGAAGTGCTGGCCAACGGCCTGCCGCGCGACGCGGACGGGATGCGGCGCCTGAAGGCCATGGGCTTTTCCGACAAGCGGCTCGCCTGGCTGGCGCTCAAGTCCGCCAATCTGGCGGGCAACGAGCGCGGCATCGCGCGCGGATCGGGCCTGATCCACGAAGCGGTCGTCGCCATGACCGGTGGCGTTACCGAGGATGAGGTCCGTGCGCTGCGCCACAAGCTGGGCGTGCGCCCGGTGTTCAAGCGCATCGACACCTGCGCCGCCGAGTTCGAGGCCAAGACGCCCTATATGTACTCGACCTATGAAGCGCCGATCTTCGGCGAGGCCGAGAATGAATCCGCGCCGACGAACCGGGAGAAGGTCGTGATCCTGGGCGGCGGGCCGAACCGGATCGGGCAGGGCATCGAATTCGACTATTGCTGCGTCCATGCCTGCTTCGCGCTGAGCGATGTTGGCTATGAAACCATCATGATCAACTGTAATCCCGAGACGGTGTCGACGGACTATGACACGTCGGACCGCCTCTATTTCGAACCGCTGACGGCCGAGGATGTGCTGGAAATCCTAAGCGTCGAAATGTCGAGCGGGACGCTCAAGGGCGTGATCGTCCAGTTTGGCGGCCAGACGCCGCTCAAGCTGGCGCAGGCGCTGGAGGATGCGGGCATCCCGATCCTGGGCACCAGCCCCGACGCGATCGACCTGGCCGAAGACCGCGAGCGGTTCGCCGCGCTGATCGACAAGCTGAAATTGAAGCAGCCCGCCAACGGCATCGCGCGCAGCCGGGAAGAGGCGATCGCGGTCGCCAATCGCATCGGCTACCCCGTCCTGATGCGGCCCAGCTACGTGCTGGGCGGCCGGGCGATGGAGATTGTCGACGGCCAGGCACAACTGGAGGAATATATCACCACCGCGGTCAAGGTGTCGGGCGACTCGCCGGTGCTGATCGACCAATATCTCCGCGACGCGATCGAGGTCGATGTCGATGCGCTGTGCGATGGCGACGATGTCGTCGTGGCCGGCGTGTTGCAGCATATCGAGGAGGCGGGCGTTCATTCGGGCGACAGCGCCTGCTCGCTGCCGCCCTACAGCCTGTCGGACGACATCATCGCGGAGATCGAACGGCAGACCGAAGTGCTGGCCCACGCCCTTTCCGTGCGCGGCCTGATGAACATCCAGTTCGCGGTGAAGGACGGCGTCGTCTATCTGATCGAGGTCAATCCGCGCGCCAGCCGGACCGTGCCCTTCGTCGCCAAGGCGATCGGCACCCCCATCGCCAAGATCGCGTCGCGCGTGATGGCCGGAGAGAAAATCAAGGATCTGCCGAAGATAGACCGCAACGCGATCAATCATGTGGCGGTCAAGGAAGCCGTCTTCCCCTTCGGCCGCTTCCCCGGCGTCGATCCCGTGCTGTCACCGGAAATGAAGAGCACCGGCGAAGTCATGGGAATCGACAGCGATTTCGCGACCGCCTTCGCCAAGGCGCAGATCGGTGCGGGCACCATGCTGCCGACCGAGGGTACGGTGTTCATCTCCTTGAAGGACAGCGACAAGCCGGTCATCCTGCCCGCCGCGCGCAAGTTGGTGGACATGGGCTTCAGGCTGATCGCGACCGGCGGCACCGCCCAATATCTGGAAGAACAGGGCATCGCGGTGCAGCGGGTCAACAAGGTTGCCGAGGGGCGGCCGCACATCGTGGACAAGATCACCGACGGCGACGTGCAATTGATCTTCAACACCACCGAAGGCTGGCAGTCCTTGAAGGACAGCAAGGCGATCCGCACCAGCGCGTTGCGCCAGAAGGTTGCGAGCTTCACCACGGCCGCCGCGAGCGTCGCTGCGGCCGATGCGATCGAGGCTTTGCGGGGTCATGCCCTTGAAGTGCGCTCGCTCCAGTCCTATTATCCCCTGTCGCAAGCCTGA
- a CDS encoding ribonuclease E inhibitor RraB, with the protein MSQNLPPVDEARLAAEWEADKDVLANLAANGDVARIARPVDVSFRGSEKDFERLLTIASQFGFVELDREEDEEGDLYLFLECVQPVDEASIRALTRKCLQIEILCGVEYDGWGCEAQTGGVH; encoded by the coding sequence GTGAGCCAGAACCTCCCCCCCGTGGATGAAGCGCGCCTCGCCGCCGAGTGGGAGGCGGACAAGGACGTTCTCGCCAACCTCGCCGCCAATGGCGACGTGGCGCGGATCGCGCGGCCGGTGGACGTGTCCTTCCGGGGCAGCGAAAAGGATTTCGAGCGGCTGCTGACCATCGCCAGCCAGTTCGGCTTTGTCGAACTGGATCGGGAAGAGGATGAGGAGGGCGACCTGTACCTGTTCCTGGAATGCGTGCAGCCGGTCGATGAAGCGTCGATCCGCGCGCTGACCCGGAAGTGCCTCCAGATCGAAATCCTCTGCGGCGTCGAATATGACGGCTGGGGGTGCGAGGCGCAGACTGGGGGCGTGCATTGA
- a CDS encoding endonuclease domain-containing protein → MDKGYARPTAKARALRNNATEAERILWRAISARKVSGVRFNRQVPVGSFICDFVARSIGLIIEVDGGQHNQEVDAQRTRYIESQSFRVIRFWNSDVLGNLDGVVEEIERVIADMPSPSPSRKREGSY, encoded by the coding sequence ATGGACAAAGGCTACGCCCGCCCCACCGCAAAAGCGCGAGCATTGCGCAACAACGCCACGGAAGCCGAGCGCATTCTCTGGCGCGCCATTAGCGCTCGAAAAGTCTCTGGCGTCCGCTTCAACCGGCAAGTACCGGTCGGTTCGTTTATCTGCGATTTCGTGGCGCGGTCGATCGGCCTGATCATCGAAGTCGATGGCGGACAACATAATCAGGAAGTCGATGCCCAACGGACCCGCTATATCGAATCGCAGAGCTTTCGCGTGATCCGATTCTGGAACAGTGACGTGCTGGGCAATCTGGACGGGGTAGTGGAGGAAATCGAACGGGTGATTGCAGACATGCCCTCCCCCAGCCCCTCCCGCAAGCGGGAGGGGAGCTATTGA
- a CDS encoding rhomboid family intramembrane serine protease: MKLPAGRLTNGIAAITVAAFLLLYLTGQVDNAAIVGGFMPARLGDPALLEGMAAVPVWLTPLSCTFIHAGWLHIGFNMLMLIFCGRQVEHVLGWGGTLALYVVGAYGACLAQWAIDPGSTNPMVGASGAISAIIAPYALLYSQQQVRAIGPLSANLVRLLWLAGAWIAVQLMIGLASGAGMSELGQIAIAAHIGGFLVGLALTRPLLRWRFRKKPRAVH; encoded by the coding sequence GTGAAACTGCCTGCTGGCCGACTGACCAACGGGATCGCGGCGATCACGGTCGCCGCCTTCCTGCTGCTCTATCTGACGGGACAAGTCGATAACGCTGCGATCGTCGGCGGCTTCATGCCTGCGCGGCTGGGCGATCCGGCGCTGCTGGAGGGCATGGCGGCGGTGCCGGTCTGGCTGACGCCGCTTAGCTGCACCTTCATCCATGCAGGCTGGCTGCATATCGGCTTCAACATGTTGATGCTGATATTTTGTGGTCGGCAGGTCGAACATGTGCTGGGCTGGGGCGGGACGCTCGCCCTTTATGTCGTCGGCGCCTATGGTGCCTGTCTGGCGCAATGGGCGATCGATCCGGGATCGACCAATCCTATGGTCGGCGCCAGCGGCGCGATTTCCGCCATCATTGCGCCCTACGCGCTGCTCTACAGTCAGCAGCAGGTTCGCGCAATCGGGCCACTGTCGGCCAATCTGGTGCGGCTGTTGTGGCTGGCGGGCGCGTGGATCGCGGTACAGTTGATGATTGGGCTGGCGAGCGGGGCGGGGATGAGCGAACTCGGCCAGATCGCGATCGCCGCGCATATCGGCGGCTTCCTCGTGGGGCTGGCCCTGACCCGGCCGCTATTGCGCTGGCGCTTCAGGAAAAAGCCGCGAGCGGTGCATTAA